A window of Centropristis striata isolate RG_2023a ecotype Rhode Island chromosome 13, C.striata_1.0, whole genome shotgun sequence genomic DNA:
GGAGAATGAAGGGTGAGATGGCACTTAGGTGAGTGAGAAATTCTGAGAATTCAGGGAGAAAGGAGGGATTTGGCTTGGGTGGGCAGTAGATGATGGCAGTGTCCAGAGGAGTGGCCAGAGACCAGAGTTTAAAAGCCAGGTGTTCAAAAGAAGGGTCGGGAGGAATGGAGATGGTGATTGTTTTAATGTCCTTCCTGTAGACTGAAGCAACaccacctcccctcccctcaAGATGAGGTTTGTCCATATAAGTGTATCCTGTGGGTGTGGTTTGGTTGAAGGGGAATTATTCAATGGGTTTTTGCCAGGTTTCAGTGAGGCAGAGGATGTCCAGGTTATTGTCCATTATGAATTAATTCAGGGTGGGgcctttattgttgagtgagcGGGTTCAGCAAAGCCATTTTCAGGTGACATTGCTTTGTGATTGGATGATGATGGCTTGAAGGAGGGGATGGAATGATCCAGCCGGAGAGGGCTAGCACAGAGCTAGCGGTAGCGTGTGACCGGGTGCCGGGTGAACAGGAATAGAGAAGCAGCAATAACCCCAGGACTGCACAGGGGATAATCCACAGCATAGCCACAGCAGCACACCAGCAGTCCGAAGTGTAGTAGATGGACCCTGGAAGTGCTGCTGGCCTGCACGCCCGCACAGAGAGTGGCGATCTACCCGGTGTAGTGGAAGTGGTCAGCGGAGAGAAACCAGCCAGATGGTGCGGCGGGGCTGACCAAACCGGAACAGAAGAGTCACTGCGGGACAAACAGGTGGGCTTGTGGAGGCGATTAGACTGGCAGAAATGTCAGCGTTGATCCAGAAGCCAGACCAATGCTGCTGCGCTGGTGAGGCTATCCCGGTAGTCCTGGAGCTAGCAAAGCAGGTAGAATGTATAATCCAGAGACGCTAATCCAGGTGTGCTGGTTAAACAATGATAATGATGACAGGGAGTCATTAACGGAGAGGTTAGAAAATCCGGTTTTGCCAGATCAGTGAAGCGCCGAAGGTCAAAGAATAGCGTCAGTTGTTTTAGTTACCAGATACGGAGCGGCAGCCAAAACGTGCCAGCATCCGCCATCTTGGTCCTCATGAGTGACATTACCTATAGGTCTATACATGAACTCAATGTTCCCATCTGAGAAACACTGAGCTATAGAGTAGCAAATTCAGCTACATTGTGATTACTCTGGGCACAAGAGTGAATCCTGTCATAGTCCATGTCCATATACACAAAAACTGGTTCTCAATGTTTTAGACACATTTACATAAGCATATATGAGTATAGAAAAATAAAGTGCAAAATATATTTACCAAACTATATTACATCTTACAGaacaatgcaataaaatacCAAGTGcttcaacattttttgttttcattaagaAGCATTGTGTGTTTTGAATTGACGTTTCCTCTTTTTCTAATCTGTTCTTGTTTCCTGGTATTGGGGTGGACACTAGGCCCACGTTTCAGAAAGTCCACATACAGCTGTATGTGACGGGATCATTGTGTGgagaaaactattttttcaCAATGATGTTGCAGGCAACGGGGCCTCTGTATGTGAACCCAAGGTAGAACGTGATGTGTTCATTACTGTGAGGCACTGAAGGTACATGAAGAGGCAGGATATTGAACTTCTTCTTGCGAGGGCCGTCAAGGTACACCACTCCATCTTCAGTCCATCCAGACACTTGTTTCAGCATCGTAGCAATCTCAGGCTTTTTCCATGCATCACCCGTGAACCACTTCATGCGCTTCTCAGAGACTGACAAAACCTTTGTgactttttcaaactttttcttGTGGACGTATTTATCCAATCCATTCCCACTGCCCAGGAAAAAATGGGTGTAAAGCCTTCTCCTCCGCTGGGGAATATCCTTCATCTTGGTCCAGTAGCCCTTTTCCAGGTGTTCAACAGCTGATTGcacaatttcatatttggttTCTTTCTCAAGGTTTGTGTCATGATCATCTGGCCAGAAAAGCAGGGTAAGCAGGAACAGGGCACTTGGTAAACATTTCCTTTTGTCAGTTGGGAACTGGTGACAGAGTACCTGTAGATCTTTCACAGGAGCTACCTCTTGATTCTGTGGTGACAAGCAGTTCAGAGTCAGGTGGGCCGTTATGTAATTGACAATATCTCTTTGACTAAATTTGGCCCTTTTGGGATTGCTGGGGTAGAGAGAAAGGATGGTCTCTAGGAGGCGTACTGCATCCCTCTGGTCAGACAGCTTGGAGAGGATAGATGTTATGTTACCCCCGCCAAGATGATAGATGATCATGCGTTTCTGGAAAGGAGTCAGATTGGCTGGGATTGACTGCCCTTGAAGTGCAGTGGAATATGTTTCACTGAAGTACTTCCCATACTCTGAAGACTTTTTTGCGAGCCATATCAGTGGATGGCTTATCTTCTCCTCAGGACGTTCAGGCGTCTTTTCTCCATCTGCACCGATGTCTGTCTGGAAGTAACTAAGGTCTTCTGAAATCCATTCCAAAGCATCTTGCATTGTTTGATGAAGTTTTTTCACTCTGCCATGAAATGGTTCCCATGCATCTTTTACATCCTCAGGAATGTAATCGGTTAAAAGGTACGTCACACACTCCGAGTGACCATTGGCTCTGTTTGCAAACACTTGTGATGAAGAGATCAGTTTGAGCAGGCTGCATCCAACTTCgacttcagaaaaaaaacctgaactGTTAAGGTTTTCCATATCTGCGTTAGCTGCTTTCTCACATGCTTGAAAACACTCAATGGCTTTCAGTGCAGTCTCCATAGCATTTGCTATATTTTGGGCTGTCTTTGGTACATTTTCCAAAGCTTTGCATTTAGCTTGGAACCATTTTCTGTACACCTGGCCTTTTGTGTCCAGTATGTATGAGTTGTTGGGCTGCTGTTTAGCAGCTGTCTCTGCCCAGTACTTTGCCTCTTCAAACTTCTCATAAGTGTAATGCAGACGAGCAAGTTGTTGTGCAAAGAATGGATCTTCATGGAAATGGTGAAATGCTTCCTTGAGTAACTCCATTGCTTTGTCTGGACTTTTCTCCTTTTCGCACACATGCTCAATCAGAGGGGAGAAAAAACTATCATATTTGTCACCTTTGCTTATTCTGGATCGCCTTATGAAAAGAGCTCTCAGAAATGAGAGATAGTCTTCTCTTCCAAATCTGTGttcaaaaagcacattttcacaGAGCAATTTCAGTGCCAAACTGCTTTGGGTCTCTTGGTTTCCCAAAAGTTGTTGGAGAATTTCCTTTGCAACGAGTGGATGGATGATTCTGATTGATTCAATGTGCGTCTTGTCATCTCTGAGGTGCAAGAAGACTAGTTTAGCCTGATCACTGAGTGATTTCTCAAAGTCATGCTGTCGAAACCTTTCCATGTAAATGGTTAAAGCAAGGAAGGCTTCACAATGGGACTGAGAGATGAAGGAGTTTTGAACATAAGTGTTCAGCAGTGCTACGTATTGAATGAGGTGAGTGACAAGAGACTGCCGGTCAATGCCTTGGAGCAAATGTTCAACAAACTGTTGAACATATTTCTCATCGAATCCTTCACTCATCAGAACAAATGTCAGGATGAATCCAGCCTCATATCGTTCTTCAAGTGCCTCTCGTTTTCCAGCAAACTTTCTCCTCTCTTGATCGGACAGTTTGTGAGTGACAGACACATTCTGTAATGGAGACTCCTTGCATCTCTTCTCTGGATCATGGGATCGTCTGCAggtcaacaaaatgaaacacagagttccatattggatttttttggtGTTAATGGCAACCTCTAGTTCGTTTTTGAGATCATCGAGGTATTCTCTGTCAGAGTCTTCTATAAGGAGAAGCACGGGGAGGCATGTCTGTGGGTCTTTTTCTTCATATTCTCTTAGTTCCACTGCATGTTGTGCAACAATAGCAGCTGAGTATGACGGCTTCACAACTGCACACCTTAGATCTTTCCTGTTGTTCCACAGCACTTGTCTTGCCACAGTGCTTCCACCACTTCCTGGATGATGGTAGATGTTTATACTGTTCACCGGAGTTTGATCGGAATTCCATTTCAAAGTTTCAGAGAGAAGCTTGGAAACATCTTGATAAGCATCTCTTTCAATGACGTCTCCAACATACTTGTGTTCAGCAAGCCAAAAATTCAACCAGCTTACTCTCCCACCCCGGTAGAACTGCTTTTCAATGTTTGCTTTCTCCTCATCGATGAAGTCTTTGCTTGTTTCATCACAATGGTCAACTGTCAGAATCTCCAAGGTGAAAAGCTGTTCCTCTTCCTGTGTTTCAAGAAGACATGTCCCTTTCACAAAGACTGGCAAGTTTTTGCTGGCACATGCGTTTACAGGTTGTATTTGCTGCAGAGTTGAATTTATATGACTCATTTTCATCCCAACAACACTGGAATTGTTCACAGTTTCTGGTCCACATGACCCCTCTGCAAAGCTCTGCCACTTCTGGAAGTTGTTTTGAGATTCACAGATGCAGATGATGTCTTCGTGGCCTTCCATGTCTGTGAAAAACTCATTGAATGTGTGCAAGAGTGGTTTCTCAACTGGTGATGTAAGAAGAAAAATGACCTGGAAAGTCCCTTTTGGCAAGATTTGTTTACAGATCATAGACACAGATTCCCGCAGtaaagtcatttttgtcttgaTCCAAGTCATCTCATCACACGGAGGCTCATTTCCCTTGAAGTCAGTACGGCCATTACAAAAGATCCAACTAGTTAGATCAAACAGATGCAAGTGGCTTATGAATTCTTTGATGCTCATGTCCCCGGATATCTTATAGCTCTGCAGGGAATGCATGTTTGCAGCATGATGCTCAAGGTATTTACTGCAAAGACCCGATATCTTTGAGTCTGGGTCAAagtcaaacacacagaatgTGTTCAAGTTGAGCAGCCAATCAATGTTGCAAAGGTGGTCAGGTTCAAATTTGTTTGTGACAAGTATGAACCATTTGTCCTTTTCGATGAATTTCTTCCCACTAGCCATTAGCATTTTGAGTTTCCTTCCAAGGTCTTGGCAGAAGTCTGGGGCAATGAGGAACTGATTTTTCTCTGCTTCTTGTCTTTGAGCGTCCCGATCTTTGACTCGCTGGTAAAAATCACCTAGGTCTTTGTCTATCACTGGTTCCGTTTTTGTGCCCACCCTCCGCAGAATTTTTTCCTTCTCATATTCTACTTTGTTAGATGACTCATTGAAGTTTGGCAGACGAACAGCATACACCTTGCTACTAACAGTGCTTACTGAAGGCACTATGTCAACCTCTACCACATACCTCTTTTCTGTGCTTTCTCGATCCATAACCTCAATGAACCTTGGTGGACGCACACACTGACGTACATGCTCACTGTTGGCAGAGATACTCTTTTCAATGTAGTCCAAAGCATCGACATAAATGTCTTTCTCTTTTACAGGGATACCAACAATCTCACCATGCACATATCCTTTATCTTCCTTGCTATCCATCACACCAAAGTGTATTGTGCCATTTGTTCTGATGTTCATACAACCAGTTGCAAATTTAAGAACCTCATGGGCAAACTTAGCTTGGAGTCTGGTGCGATCCAGTGCAGCAGCTGTAGATAGAGACTTATATTCATGGCATGGGGATGTCAGATTAAAAGCACCTGATTCAGGTTGCAGGACTCTGTGCTTTACATATATGAAGTCAACTCCTTCCTTTTCAAATGGCCGTGGTCTACAATCTTCCTTTGAAGTCAACACACATTGTGCCTGAGCTTTTTTGTCACATGCAAGAGGACCTTCAGTTGTTGTAGGAAGACTTTGAATTGATTTCTGATCACTGTTTTTCTTGTCCTCAGTCTTGTCACTTGTAAACTTTTTCTTCTCTTGAGACTTTTGCTTCGAGTTGATGAGCTCATCCCTCTTCTGAATGATAAAATGAGCAGGCCCTGGTTTCAGGCCAATCTCGGTCTTCAAAAAGTCCTTATTGAGTGTAAGAAGAGTTTTTCCATCTACTTCTACCTCATAAAACTTTTCTATGTCCCGCTCCTTTACTTCAATAGACCTTAGCCAGGTGCTAACCTGAGATTCAGTCCAATTTTTGGGTGACTGCTCAAGTTCTTCAGCTGtaaagagagaaacacacaaaaaaacaatgttaacaGAATCACAGATGAACTGTTCCACCCCTCAGGcatatggtaaatggactgcacttataaagcgcttttctagtctttgcgaccactcaaatcgaaCCACCGAGTTTCCAATCATTGGGCAACCATTCTACCAACTGAGTCACAGCCAACCAATTTGTAAAGGCCCCCCACACACCACCCTGACGGGACCCAACGCCAACGAGCTCTTGTCCAACGATTTTGCCGCCTCTCATCGGACAGTCGGgtgaaaaaaagcagtgaaacacaCCGCCACAACAACTGCCGACTACACAGCAGCCTGTATGTTCTGCGCTTGCGCGAGATGCAATAAGTCTCCCTAACAATGGGTGGCACTAGTCTCGTGACTGTAatccaaaacatgaaaacaggaaatgacgtAACAGAGAAACCATAGACGTAACcatggagattaaaaacaaagtgcaCACAGCATTAAGCTTGTTATTAGTTTTGAGAAGACGTTTTGGAAAACAAAGCTTCGCTGCAAAATGGTCCTTCCGGCTGAGCTGATGGTCACGTTGTCTGCTCTTGCCTGAAGATGTGGCAGCAGGGAAAAAGTAAGGAGAAACCGCACAAAGTGGGTGAAGTTGTGGATTCAACAGCGGCAGGCGCAAGGAGCGTATCCAAATTTGTGTCGGGAACTGGCAATGGATGAACCGGCTGATTTTCATAATTTCGCATGGATATTCCCTGCCCAGTTTCAGATGTTGGACAGTCGGGCCGGTGTGTTCCTGGCTTAACATAACTGTAAGGTAGTCGCTTCTTACAAAGTCAGCAAACCGCCTTATCTTTATCAATTTGGCCATTGATAGAGCAAAATCCAAAATGCCTCCATGCAGTGAAGCTGAGATGCTTTGGTTTTGAAATCATCCAAGTTTTCTCTACTGTTCTTTGCACTCTACATacagtaataaaatataactaggcctgcaagcaggactgaatgggaccaagcagagtggagccgtcgggggaggcgccgtcggctcagtccctatgcgtaccaaattgcgtgtctcctactactGTGCtcgtggtaggtgtaaaacatgttacttcctgtagccagcggggggcgctatgactgtgtgtcaatattggcatgtgggtgtgttcagggctggaccctcatcacgtgtgagaaatttgggaaaGATCgtacaatgtatggtcaagttatacagtcttgtgtgttaAGGCGAGACGCCACATTTTGCTgtcatgccacgcccacatagtgtggcggccttgtgatgctactgagcAAGTTTGAAAGCAAccgggttaaatctgtaggaggagttcgttaaagtatgcgacgtggaaattgGCAAAAAACTGCAGGAAACGCCATCTTCGATTGAAAATGGatgacttcctgtacgttttagggtatgggttcaggagactttttggtgcgtttccacatgattcatatatgtaccaaattttgtgtgtctacgtgaaacctactgcttgCGCTAGGTGTAAagcatgttacttcctgtagccagtgggggcgctatgactgtgtgtcaatattgacatctgggtgtgttcagggctggacccttatcacgtgtgtgaaatttgggacagattggataatgtatggtcaagttatacagccTCGTGTTGTGTGGCGGGATGCCATTTTTTGCCGCCATGTCACGcacacatagtgtgacggtgagtaaagcttttgataacttttgatcccaaaggccttttgatggtactgaccaagtttgaagtcaatgaggttaaatctgtaggagttcgttaaaatatgaaaaatggtcattttatgaaagggggtgtggataaagcataaggggtggtgctttatgaaatattgttatttagaagtgttaagggctggactctgataaAGCACGAGAAGtgtggaccagatgggacaaagtatggaAAGGTTATAAcgatgttgtgttttgtggcgAGACGGCATATTTCGCAACCAATGAAATACGTAAATTTTTGACACGATTGAATTTTGGTGCGAGTTTGgagagtttttgaatatgaggCCTAAAAAGCCGATTCATTTGCCGttataataatagacggaccaattactaTTGCGGTCCCTAATAATTCCAAGGCTGGGCATTTgcaagaaacctgccaactcgaacatctataacgttaacgatcaattaatcgattcaCTACGCATACACAGGTTAAATAAAAGATATTAGAtggtactgtgcaaaagcctgttttgataacggacctttttattttgaaacgacaataagagacttgatcctgtcgatcgtaaaactaaatcaagtcagaaactgtaaagataatgtcaaggagttcaatgtctTATGTTTTAACACCCTTTAACAACTGAacgcgtgtttcagttcagtgagtactgatacgcagtcatagataaaataaaaaaatatacagattgattaaaaataccacgcgatcgaccaaattcttaacaaccattagttgatcatcgattaattattcccatccctaatagtTACAATATGACAGTTTGGTTAAGCTACTGAAATAGCATTACTTGAATGACTTgactcaaaaagtttgagtCAAGTCATTcacatgttttgttatttaacaGTTACAgttattttgttaataataaccctgttttttttcattgaataaTAGTgaatttatgtttctgtaaaacAATACATTCGTCTCTGGCTCTCATCGGAGGCGGTTACACTTTTATCTCCCTCCCTTATCTCtcctgcttcgctcctctcGTCTCGTATTGTCTAGTGTCTTATACTTTGAGAGACTCTCTCTGCACTGCTCTCCAAACTAAAAAacatggatttgatcaactggtctctcagCGCAATTGACACCATCTTCTCGATGAGAAGCCTGGGTTTGGGGGAGCCCACCTGTCCTGCCGGGACGTTTGTAGCTGGTTACACGATGGACGTGTGGGAGAGGTGGCATGTCGTGAGCCTGGCAGCTCTTTCCGTGGAGGATATTGAAGATCTCTATCTATTCTGAACCATGATAACAGgtcttttgctgattggattaggcattgctctggtttatcgagatacacagaaaacggtgacagctgtccaaagctCCATAAGGCTGCCCGAGATGATTGAAGCGATGGGCAGAGCTGTTGGCAGACCGCACTTTGAATAAAATCTCGGAGAGATTGACGGCCCTGGAAAAGCGACTGGATCGATCTGGAGACCAGTATGGACAAGATGGTTAGCCATGGAAATTGCATGCTGCCACTACGTTTGGACAGGTTGGTGGGTTGGTGGGTAATtccgttgtcctagtacttgttactgaTTCTGATTCTAATGGCATGACAGTGTCTGGATAGGGTAAACTTTACAGTGCAtgtgtcaataaaaaaataaataatgtctaCTGATTCTTAAATACAAAGTTTTGATCAGTCAGGAATTAGcataattttaaacaaaacacaaggacccttattctcctttacaataattcccTACATATTTACAATAAGGTAAGCCAAAAATCCCCCACAAGCTTCCTACTACTCCCTGCTGGGTGGTTAATCTATGGAAAGCCCTTTTGTCAGCAAACAAATCTTCAGTGGGATACCTACAAATTCCACTGCATTACCTTTAAGAATAACTGCGAAAAATTCAAAAACAATCATTTGACTCATTGATATTACATAAAATACTTattaattaacaattaaaattaaaatttctgttttatgtgtgtgtggattgtAGAGCCAAATTAATATTTGATGTATTaacactccaaaaaaaaaagtggcactgCACAACTTGGCTCAATTGCAaacactataccttgattgttcccctttttttgtaagttcctttggataaaagtgctgctaaatgactaaatgtaaaatgtaaactaTCAGACTGGAACTACAACCCTTGTACTGAAAAAGACTTGTCTCTCCACTCACccatgattttctttttcctttcgtCACATTATCAGGTTTAGTGTTTACCATCATTATCTTCCATctgcaaaagaaaacaataaatagttacTTTCAACCCATGGACCACTTGCACAATGTAGTGTGACGTATATCAATTGTATGATCTTCACATCACTTTACTTCCTGTCCAGCATACAGTAACATTATCTCCACTGATCTATCGCCTCCAGTGATCACATTACAGtgatttttatctttaagttggctactttacttttcaaacGTAGCTTTATACGTTTGTttattataatgtgtttttatgatttttatagTCACCTTAAAATACTAAGGTTTGCCAGTCAGCCTGCCTATCTGACTACTAAACTGAAGAAATGCTCAATCTAACTAACTCAAAGTTAGATTTATCTTGTCAACCTTTTATGACACTATAATCATTGTTTCCCACTTTGTAGCATTTGTTTTGTAGTGTGTCATGTGTTGTCAAAGTGGTGAAGATCTTATCCGAACATTCTTGTCTTTTGTCTATTTGCAGGTATTTGCTTAAGTTGCAGTCAGGCGGCAAaatccgtgtctgagcatggaggccaaccaggaagtgccttaagcctgcaatccacagaaaattccagtagggggcgctaagtttggctgcaaaaaaaatctgcccattcatttcagtgcaaaatttgaaaacttctgacttgatttattacctcagaaaaatttagTCaccgtgactacgtccattttttatatacagtctttggTTGCAATGTGTTGAGCTCTCAGAGCGCAGAAGGAAACTGCAGAGTCAGGTGATTAATGAATTACCCTATGAGTTTATTGCCAAGAGTGAGGCCTTTCACATAAAGATAGGGTGTAGCCAGGTACCAATAAGGTTTCACATCTTAGGCAATCAAAGTATTAATAGCAGCCATTGGCTGGAAATGGATTGGATTCAAGTTAAACAGGCATAGCAAGTATTTATCAAGGGGAAACCATCATGTTTCCAAGTGAAAATGATGCATTGTTTTCCTCCCTAACAGACACGTGACTGTCCCATTTTACATTAAGGTGCTATCTGAGGAAGGAAAAGGTTCTTTAAGTGTTTGAAGGTCCATActgttaacacacacaaaaaatagaatGCGTTTGGGGCTGATCCttataagacaaaaaatacaaatgtgtgtttttccccAATATgctgttattcatttattcattcattatcctcagCCACACTGGCGtagccagaaaaaagacattgggTGTGCACCAGCAATACTGGGTGTGCCAAATTTATTACACctccacaaacattcaaaagaatgtgtgtgtctctggaATACAACATtatcaacacaacaacaacaacaacatatccacACATTCTCTTCAGTAATAGTCAACAGTTAGTTCACAGCAGGTCTAAACATTCACTTGTGACGTGCTCTCAAATAAATCGATAATGCTACCtgtacaccagaagactttgaaaagatttggaaaagactcctggaaaactatcagctcacacctgctcacatctaaagacaagtgtttagagtttttagtctcacactgagattctacaaagactgtcaatctttcagggtcactatgctcaagactacaactagattcttttagcattttttacctaccatgcattttttttcctcatcatgttctaagtaaaaactgactaaatggaggagaagcagcttttggctccaggtgctctagtgtgtgactcagtggtttgtgttggaaacaacaacaacaataaaaagatgaatagacgc
This region includes:
- the LOC131984066 gene encoding sterile alpha motif domain-containing protein 9-like: MAEELEQSPKNWTESQVSTWLRSIEVKERDIEKFYEVEVDGKTLLTLNKDFLKTEIGLKPGPAHFIIQKRDELINSKQKSQEKKKFTSDKTEDKKNSDQKSIQSLPTTTEGPLACDKKAQAQCVLTSKEDCRPRPFEKEGVDFIYVKHRVLQPESGAFNLTSPCHEYKSLSTAAALDRTRLQAKFAHEVLKFATGCMNIRTNGTIHFGVMDSKEDKGYVHGEIVGIPVKEKDIYVDALDYIEKSISANSEHVRQCVRPPRFIEVMDRESTEKRYVVEVDIVPSVSTVSSKVYAVRLPNFNESSNKVEYEKEKILRRVGTKTEPVIDKDLGDFYQRVKDRDAQRQEAEKNQFLIAPDFCQDLGRKLKMLMASGKKFIEKDKWFILVTNKFEPDHLCNIDWLLNLNTFCVFDFDPDSKISGLCSKYLEHHAANMHSLQSYKISGDMSIKEFISHLHLFDLTSWIFCNGRTDFKGNEPPCDEMTWIKTKMTLLRESVSMICKQILPKGTFQVIFLLTSPVEKPLLHTFNEFFTDMEGHEDIICICESQNNFQKWQSFAEGSCGPETVNNSSVVGMKMSHINSTLQQIQPVNACASKNLPVFVKGTCLLETQEEEQLFTLEILTVDHCDETSKDFIDEEKANIEKQFYRGGRVSWLNFWLAEHKYVGDVIERDAYQDVSKLLSETLKWNSDQTPVNSINIYHHPGSGGSTVARQVLWNNRKDLRCAVVKPSYSAAIVAQHAVELREYEEKDPQTCLPVLLLIEDSDREYLDDLKNELEVAINTKKIQYGTLCFILLTCRRSHDPEKRCKESPLQNVSVTHKLSDQERRKFAGKREALEERYEAGFILTFVLMSEGFDEKYVQQFVEHLLQGIDRQSLVTHLIQYVALLNTYVQNSFISQSHCEAFLALTIYMERFRQHDFEKSLSDQAKLVFLHLRDDKTHIESIRIIHPLVAKEILQQLLGNQETQSSLALKLLCENVLFEHRFGREDYLSFLRALFIRRSRISKGDKYDSFFSPLIEHVCEKEKSPDKAMELLKEAFHHFHEDPFFAQQLARLHYTYEKFEEAKYWAETAAKQQPNNSYILDTKGQVYRKWFQAKCKALENVPKTAQNIANAMETALKAIECFQACEKAANADMENLNSSGFFSEVEVGCSLLKLISSSQVFANRANGHSECVTYLLTDYIPEDVKDAWEPFHGRVKKLHQTMQDALEWISEDLSYFQTDIGADGEKTPERPEEKISHPLIWLAKKSSEYGKYFSETYSTALQGQSIPANLTPFQKRMIIYHLGGGNITSILSKLSDQRDAVRLLETILSLYPSNPKRAKFSQRDIVNYITAHLTLNCLSPQNQEVAPVKDLQVLCHQFPTDKRKCLPSALFLLTLLFWPDDHDTNLEKETKYEIVQSAVEHLEKGYWTKMKDIPQRRRRLYTHFFLGSGNGLDKYVHKKKFEKVTKVLSVSEKRMKWFTGDAWKKPEIATMLKQVSGWTEDGVVYLDGPRKKKFNILPLHVPSVPHSNEHITFYLGFTYRGPVACNIIVKK